The Arthrobacter zhaoxinii sequence CGTCGTCTTCGTTCCCTCGGCAATCTCCATCGCCTGGTACACGGTCTTCGGCGGCACCGCCATCTGGATGAACCAGAACGGGGTGGACCTGACCGTGAAGGACAACGGCGAGAACGTCATGTTCGATCTGCTGGCCAACCTGCCGCTCAGCTCGCTGACGCCCATCGTATGCATGCTCGCGATTATGGTCTTCTTCGTCACCGCCGCGGACTCGGCCGCCAACGTCATGGGCTCGATGTCCCAGTCGGGCCGGCCCGTGCCCTCGAAATCGGTGACCATCATCTGGTCGGCGGCACTCGGGCTGATCGCCTTGTTCCTGCTGCTGGCGGGGGGCCACAACGCCCTCTCGGGACTCCAGGCCATCATGGTGACCTGTGCCCTGCCGTTCACCATCATCCTCGTCGGCGTGATGGTGTCCTGGGCCAAGGACCTGCGCAACGACCCGCTGATGATCCGGCGCCGGTACGCGCTGGAGGCCATCAACGGCGGCGTGCGCCGCGGCATCGACGAGCACGGCGACGACTTCGTCTTCGGCACCGCGCACGTGCCGGAGGCTGAAGGCGCCGGTGCCGACTTTGAGAGCGACGACCCCGCCCTCACCGAGTGGTACACGGATAACGTGCAGAACCCGGACGTAGTGGAGGGCCCGGAGGAGGAGCATTCGGGCAAGGTGAAAGCCGGCGCCGTCGAATAACGCTCTTGCCGAACTGAAAGCGGAAGCGGGAACCACAGGGTTCCCGCTTCCGCTTTCGTCTACCCTGCCGTCGGGCTACGCGGGCCTTTACTTCGCCACAAGCTCCGGGTGGTGTAGTTGAGCCACCTGCGGGTGTGCCCGCAGCCAGCCCTTCAGGACATTGGCGCCGTAGGAGGCCAGCATGGGGTTGTCCGGATCATCGGAGATGCCGCGGGACTGTGCAGCCAGCTCGGCGGGAAGCTGCACGGGGTCGATCACCGAGTCCAGCCGCGGGGACCAGAAGAACGGGATGGCGTATCGGTCCACGCCCGGCGCCGGAGCCAGCACACGGTGGATGGTGGCGGAAAGGTAGCCCTGGGTGGCCACCTCAAGCATTTCGCCCAGGTTGACCACCAGCGCGCCGGGAATCGGTTCCACCGGGAGCCAGACATCCGACTCGTGCGGTTTCACTTCCAGTCCGCCCACCGAATCCTGCAGGAGCAGGGTGATGAAACCATAGTCGGCATGCGCGCCGACACCTTGGGTGCCGGCTTCCTTCACCACGCCGCCCACGTAGTGGATGAGCTTGGCCATCCAGGCCGGGGTGTCCTCGAAGGGCTCGGCGAAGTGGTCCTCGGGCAGTTCCAGGGACACCGCGATGGCACTGAGCAGTTCCGCCCCCACCCAGCTCATGGACTCGGCCCAGTCCATGGCGGTGGCCCGAAGTTCGGGGAGTACCTGGTCCGGGAACTGGTTGGGCCCCTGGACCAGCCAGTACGGCTGGTCCGCCGGGTAGTCCGCCACGGGGGCGCGCTCGGGACCGAAGTCCACCTGCTCCCGGGCATCCGGGCGGCCCTTGGTGATTTCGGTGCCGAGCCGGGTGTAGCCGCGGAAGTGCGGGGAATTGCGGTTATCCAGGGCCAATCGGTCCTCGAGCGGCAGGTCGAAGAACCGCTTGGTGATGTCGAACAGCTCCTCCACCCGGGCCTGCGCGGCGCCATAGCCGACCAGCTGGAAGAAGCCGATCCGGTGTGTGGCATCACGCAGTTGGTCGATGAACTCGGGATTGAAGGAGCCGTCGGCACTGCGTGCCGTGCTCAGGTCGAGGACGGGGATTGACTCTGGAATAGCGTTCATAGCGGCAAGCTATCACCGGGCCTGTCAAGTCGAAACCAAATGTTACGAAGTGCTATGAATCACGTCCCGGCGTTTCATCCCAGCCGGCCGGGCTGCCGGAAATTGGGTGTTCCGCCCGGGATGGGATGCAATAGAAACAGGTCTATCGAAAGGGACACCCGTGGAGAACGACGCCGTGAACGACAACTTGTACGACATTCCCCTCACCATGCTGGACGGCACCGAGACCACCTTCGGAGAGCTGTTCCGCGGCAAGGCCGTGCTGGTGGTCAACGTGGCCTCGCGCTGCGGATTCACTTCCCAGTACGAGGGGCTGCAGGCGCTCTACGAAACGTACGAGGAACGGAACTTCAGCATCCTCGGCGTGCCCAGCAACTCCTTCGCCGGACAGGAGCCGGGCACGAACGAGGACATTGCCGAGTTCTGCTCGCGGAACTTCGGCGTCACCTTCCCGCTGACCGCCAAGACCGACGTCAACGGACCACACCGGCACCCGCTCTACGCCCTCCTGACCCGGTTCCATGACGGGGAACTGGGCGATGACATCGGCTGGAACTTCGAGAAATTCCTGATCACCGACAGCGGTGAGGTTGTCGGCCGCTTCGCGTCCAAGGTTGCCCCCGGGGCGCCGGAAATGCAGGAATCAATCGAAGCGGTCCTGCGCCTGGAGTAGGCGGGGCCGGGCGGAACGGCCTGGACAACGACGGCGTCGTCCAGGCCGGGCCGGCTTAGTTCCGGAGCGCGTTGCCTTCGGCGTCCAGATAATCCCGCCAGGACCGCTTCGGCTGCCAGCCGAGTAGCTTGCGGGCTTTTGCGCTGGAAATCCCGGAGGCATCCGGGCGGTCGAGGCCGCGCAGCTGAATCTGGTCGCCGTAGTTCTCCGACAGGATCTGCGCAAAGTCGTGGCCGCCGACGTTGTCGGGCGAGGCGATGTAGAAAAGCTCGTGGCCGGGCAGGTCCGATTCGGTGGCAAGCACAATGGCGTCGGCCAGATCGTACACATCCACATAGCTCCACAAACCGGGGCTCAGTACCGAACTGTCCCGGACCTGGGGCCCAAGGTTCAGTTCGTAATTACCCTCGAACTGCACCCAGCTGGGCCGGATGGAGATGCACTGGATGTCGGAGCGGGCAACCGCGGCGTCCATCAGCTGTTCGCCGAAGTGCTTCGAGAGCGCATACGGGTCCTGGGGGTGCACCGGATGCTCTTCGTCCACCGGCGCGTAGTCCGGGAGGAAATCACGTTCGGGGAAGAAGAACCCGGGCACGGTTTCACTGGAAATGTAGACGAAGCGCTTCACTCCGAAGCGGACAGCGGCTTCCAGGATGTTGAACGTGCCCATGAGGTTGTTCTGGAAAACGACATGGGCGGGGTGGCCGGTGGGTTCCGGAATCGCGGCCACGTGCACCACGGCCTCCGCACCGCGGACGACGGCGAAGGCCTGGCCCGCGTCGGTGAGATCGGCCTTCATGTACTGAGGGGCTCCCGGCAGCTTGCGTTCGAAACCGGGCTGCGAGAGGTCGGTGGTCATGACCTCGTGCCCGGCGTCCAGCATGGCTTGAGTGACGGCGCGGCCTACTTTTCCGTGGGCGCCGGTAATGAGGACTTTCATGGATTCTCCTGGGGTTGCTGAGGATGCCGACAATACCGCCAACTACGGCCGGGCATTGCCTTTATTTCCCCACAAGCTCCGGGTGGCACATCTGGGCCACCTGCCGGGAGCGGCCTAGACGACGACGGCGTCGTCCGCCGCTTCCCCGGCCGCCATGGCCACCCAGCGTTCAAAGAAGGCCGCGCCGGCGTCGTCGTGGATCAGCGATCCGGCGGTCAGCACCGGATAGGGCCGTACCGGGACGCCGTCGGCCGGCCGTACATCAACGTGCGCGACGTCGTACCCCAGCGCGTGCAGTTCATCGGCCATGGCGTAATCGGTGCGGGAATCGCCGACCGTCCGCCACATCTGCGGAACCGGTGTTCCGTCGGCTTCCAGCAGGGACAGTGCGCGGCGGGCACCCAGGTCCTTGCCCACGCCCATGGCTTCAATGTCCGTGGAGATGATGGTCGGATCAATCCGGAAGGCCACCGCTCCGGAGGCGTCCGGGATCGAGTGCTCCAGCCGCCGGCCGCCCATCCCGGCCAGGGACATCTGCTCCAGGGCGTCGGCGTCGAAGCGGCGCTGGTCGGTGAGGTAGTCGGCGTTGTCCACTTCCACGTGCTGCTCCACGGACACCATGGCCAGCTTCGTTTCGTCGAAGAACATGGTTCCGGAGTACTTGGCGGCCACCAGGTCGCGGATGGCTTCGGCGTAGTCACCGGGGACCTTCAGCTCAGGATCCACCTGGGACTGCTGCGGACCGGCTCCGTCGAAGGAGAACCAGACGGCGCCCTTTTCGCAGACCGCGTGCAGCAGCACCCCCTCCGGCAGCCCGGCGGCCATCATCGGCTGCATGACCTGCTCGCGGATAAAGGCATCGGACCGGCCCGTGTTGAAGATGACCGGCCAGCCAGCGTTCGCCAGGGTCACCAGGTTCCGGATGATGGAGGGACGGACGCTCCGGGAGACGGGGCTGGCCACGGGGCCGTCGACGTCGAGCAGGAGACCGATTCGGGCAGCAGAGGTGTTCACCTCCCCAGTATCCCGTGTCCGGAGGCCGGACCGCATTTTGAGGTCACGGACACGGAAATAAGGGGATATTCGGAGGTTTTGAGCGCGGCGCGCCCGAGCACCTCTGTTTCTTTGGTTGCGGATGTTCTCTACTCTGTATTAGTGATCTTCAAAGCTGTTGGCGACATACGCCCCTACCCTGACCATGGATACGTGACCCCGAAGGACTGGGCAGCGGTACCTCCCCGGCAGGTGCGCCTGGATGACCTGGTGACCACGAAGGCCACGCTGGACCTCGGTGCACTGCTGGCCGAGGACTCCACCTTTTTCGGAGACCTGTTTCCGCACGTTGTCCAATGGAAGGGAACTATGTACCTCGAAGACGGACTGCACCGGGCCGTAAGGACGGCATTGCACCAGCGGACCATACTGCACGCACGCGTGCTGGTCCTCGATGACTAAGGAACCCCCCGAGGGGCGTCACCGCGGCAACTCCGCGAAGAACGATCCGCGGGAATGGCACGGGCACCGGATCATCACCGGCGGTGAGCTTGGAGAGGTGTTCGCACCCACCGACGAGCCGGAGCTGGTACGGCGTGCGAAGCGGCGCAGGCGGCTGCACAACTCGGTGGTCGGGTTCCTCGCGGTCCTCGTGCTGCTGGCGGCGGTCCTGGCACAGGGATTGATTTCGGGGTGGGTACGGCTGCCGAGCGCAGCACCCGATACCCCGGTGGGTCCGGTGGACGAATGTCCGGCCGGGCCTTTTCCGTATCTGGACCCCGGTACCGTGACGCTCAATGTCTACAACGCGACCGCGTCGCCGGGCCTGGGCGGAATCGCGGGAAGCGCCCTGAGTGAGCGCGGTTTCCGGGTGGAGAACGTGGGCAACAGCAGTGTGAACCGAGCCGGCATGACGGCGCTGGTGGTGTCGGGTAGTTCCGGCCTCGCCGCCGCCTACACGGTGCAGCAGCATCTTCCCGGCACCGACTATGTGCTGGATGAGCGGACGGATGCCTCCGTGGACGTGGTCATCGGTTCCGCTTACGAGGGCCTCACCCCGCCGGAGCAGGCGGTTGACGCTGGCCCGGGTGCGCTGAGCTGCCCGGGGTCCGCGACGCCGGACGAGTAAGGGTGCCGTCGTCCTGCTGTGTCCGGCCGGCGTCGAGCGGGAAGGGGCTGCCCTGGCTCCCTAGCATCCGTCCGGGCCGCAGGCCGGTCCGTCTACTGACGCCGGCGTCAGGTTCACCAGCGGATGGGATTCCTGCCAGGCCTGTTCCAGGGCCGAGGAGAACAAGTCGGCCGGCTGCGCGCCGGAAATGCCGTACTTGTCATCGAGCACAAAGAACGGAACGCCGCTGATCCCGAGGGACCGGGCCTGCGCGATGTCAGCGCGAACGGCGTCGGCGTATTCATCCGTGGCCAGCATTGCCTTCACCCGGTCAGCAGACAGGCCGATACCGGTGCCGATCTGCACCAGGTCTTCAGCTGCGCCGATGTCCATGCCCTTTTCGAAGTGGGCCGAAAGCAGCGCTTCCTTGGCGGCGTCGGCACCCTCCAGTCCGGCTTCAGCGCCGGCGAGGTGGATCAGCCGGTGGGCGGAAAAGCTGTTGGCCACGACGAGGGAGTCGTAGTCGTAGGACAGTCCCTCGCCGGCGGCCTGGACGGTGACCTGATCCAGCATGCCGGCGAGCTGCCCGGGGTCGATGCCCTTGCGCTCGCTGAGGTATTCGACCTCGGTACCGTCAAAGTGTTCGGGCAGGGACGGGTCCAGCTGGAAGCTGTGCCAGCGGACCTCCACTTCGTCCCGGTGCGGAAAGCGGGCCAGCGCGGTCTCGAAGCGGCGCTTGCCGATGTAGCACCACGGGCAGGCAATGTCGGACCAGATATCAATCTTCATATCCGGTGCAACGCAGAAAGGACCGGGAGCCATTCCCGCGGGGGATGCGGTAATGACTCCCGGTCCTTGCCGAGGCGGATACTGAAGCGGTATCCGCCTCACCCCTCAGGGCTAGGCCGCGGCCAGTTCCTGCGATTCATGCAGGAACCGGGCGTAGGCAGGCACGGTGAGGAAGGTGGGGAAATGTTCCCCGCAGGCGACTTCCTCAAAGAGCTCGCGGGCGTCGTCGAAGCGGTCTCCGTCGAAGCGCTGCAGGTTCGTGAACTCCTCGTCGAGCAGCTCCTGGACCCACTGGTGCGTGACAATCTCGCCTTCGTCGGTCACGGCCGAGCAGTGGATCCACTGCCAGATCTGCGAGCGGGAGATTTCCGCCGTGGCAGCGTCTTCCATCAGGTTGTTGATGGCGGCCGCACCGTTGCCGCGCAGCCAGGACTCGATGTAGCGGATGCCCACCTCGATGTTGCTGCGGATGCCGGCCTCGGTGATGACGCCGGGGGTGGCAGCGATGTTGAGCAGTGCCTTGTCGTTGGGCACTACGTCTTCGCGGGTTTTTTCCAGCTGGTTGGGGCGGTCGCCGAGCACGCCGTCGAACACCTCCATGGCCACCGGCACCAGGTCCGGGTGCGCCACCCACGATCCGTCGAAACCGTCGCCGGCCTCGCGGGTCTTGTCGGCGCGCACCTTCTCCATGGCGACGTCGTTGGCTGCGGCGTCTTTGCGGTTAGGGATGAAGGCCGCCATGCCGCCGATGGCGTGGGCGCCGCGGCGGTGGCAGGCGCGGACCAGCTGCTCGGTGTAGGAACGCATGAACGGTGCGGTCATGGTGACCATGTTGCGGTCCGGCAGCACGAACCGGGGGCCGCGGGTGCGGAAGTTCTTGATGACCGAGAAGATGTAGTCCCAGCGGCCGGCGTTCAGCCCGGCGGCGTGGTCCCGCAGTTCGTAGAGGATTTCCTCCATCTCGAAGGCTGCGGTGATGGTTTCGATCAGGACCGTGGCACGGATGGTTCCCTGCGGCATGCCGAGCAGGTCCTGGGCGAGGACAAAGATGTCATTCCAGAGCCGTGCCTCGAGGTGGTTTTCAATCTTGGGCAGGTAGAAGTACGGTCCGCGGCCCTGCGAAATGAGGCGCTGGGCGTTGTGGAAGAAGTACAGGCCGAAGTCCACGAGGCCACCGGCGATCGGGGTGTTGTCCACCAGCATGTGCTTTTCCGGCAGGTGCCAGCCGCGGGGGCGGACCACGATGGTGGGCAGATCGGTGAGGGACGTGCCCCGCACCCGGTACTCCTTGCCCTCCGGGGACGTGAAGTCGATGCGGCGGTCCAGGGCGTCGCGCAGGTTCAGCTGGCCGTTGACCACGTTGGACCACGACGGCGTGGAGGAGTCCTCCATGTCCGCCAACCAGACCTTGGCGCCGGAATTCAGTGCATTGATGGTCATTTTCCGGTCCACCGGGCCGGTGATTTCCACTCGGCGGTCCTCCAGCCCCGGCGCCGTGGGGGCCACCCGCCAGGAGTCGTCCTCGCGGATGCTGCGGGTTTCGGCCAGGAACGCGGGGTCGGCGCCGTTGGAAATCTGCTGGCGGCGGGCCTGCCGCTGCTGAAGGAGTTCCTGCCGGCGGGAGGCCGTGGCCCGGTGCAGCGCCTTGACGAAATCCAACGCCTGCGGGGTGAGGATTTCCTCCTGCCGCCGCACTGCGGGTGCGGTGAGGGAAATGCCGTTCAGGGTGATCGGGTCATTCATGGCGCTCTCCTTGGGATCTTTCAAGACTGAAGGGTGATGCTGCGGGGGCGCGGCTGCGGCTGCAGCCGCGCCCCCGCGGGACCGCGGTAAGCGGGACAGCGGTTTAGTGGAACTGGCTGGACTCCGTGGAACCGGCCAGGGCCAGGGTGCTGCCTTCGGGGTTCAGCGCGGTGGCGATGGCGTCGAAGTAGCCGGTGCCGACTTCGCGCTGGTGCTTGGTGGCGGTGTAGCCGCGGGACTCGGAGCCGAACTCCTTTTCCTGCAGTTCCACGTAGGCGCTCATGCCGGAGCGGGCGTAGCCGTGGGCCAGATCGAACATGGAGTAGTTCAGGGCGTGGAAGCCGGCCAGGGTGATGAACTGGAACTTGAAGCCCATGGCACCGAGTTCGCGCTGGAACTTGGCGATGGTCTCGTCGTCGAGGTGCTTCTTCCAGTTGAAGGACGGGGAGCAGTTGTACGCCAGCATCTGGTCGGGGAATTCGGAGCGGACGGACTCGGCGAACTTGCGGGCCAGCTCCAGGTCCGGGGTGCCGGTTTCCATCCAGATCAGGTCCGAGTAGGGGGCATAGGCCTTGGCCCGGGCGATGCAGGGTTCAATGCCGTTGCGGACCTTGTAGAAGCCCTCGGCGGTGCGAACTGGCTCTCCGTTTTCACGGATGATGAACTCCGAGTCCCGCTCGTCGACGTCGGACGTGATCAGGGTGGCTGCCTCGGCGTCGGTGCGGGCGATGACCACGGTGGGGGTACCGGCGACGTCGGCCGCGAGGCGGGCGGCGTTCAGGGTGCGGATGTGCTGGCCGGTGGGGATGAGGACCTTGCCGCCGAGGTGGCCGCACTTCTTCTCCGAGGCAAGCTGGTCTTCCCAGTGCACGCCGGAGGCACCGGAGGTGATCATGGCCTTCATCAGTTCGTAGGCGTTCAGCGGGCCGCCGAAGCCGGCCTCGGCGTCGGCCACGATCGGCACCAGGTAATCCTCGACCGTGGAGATGCCTTCGGCGAATTCGATCTGGTCTGCACGCAGCAGGGCGTTGTTGATGCGGCGGACCACGGTGGGAACCGAGTTGGCCGGATAGAGCGACTGGTCCGGGTAGGTGTGGCCGGAGTTGTTCGCATCGGCGGCTACCTGCCAGCCGGAGAGGTAAATGGCCTTCAGACCGGCCTTGACCTGCTGGACGGCCTGGTTGCCGGTGAGGGCACCCAGGGCATTGGTGTAGCCGTCATCGCCGGCGTTGCGGAGCTGGTCCCAGAGCTTTTCGGATCCGCGGCGGGCCAGCGTGTGCTCCTCCTGGACGCGGCCCCGCAGCTTCACGACGTCGTCGGCGGTGTAGTCGCGCTCGATGCCGTCCCAGCGGGGATTGGTCTCCCAGTCGGACGTGAGCTGTTCGGCGGTGGGGGCGGTGTTCTGGTCCTGGCTCATTGCTTGTATCTCCTTGAAGTTCATCCCTGCGAACCGGTCCGCTTCAACCGGAATTTCGTGCTGTGAACTAAGCCTGTGCCAACAACAACCCCTCTTCTAGGGTTTATCTCTGGAAAGAAACGCAGTTCTTCGCGTAATCTGAAAATGTGACGCCTACTACATGGAATAGACCCGCTCCGGACTCCCCGAAGGGCGGATTGGGGCCCGACGCCGAGCGGACGCTGGATGTCATCAGCCTCGGCCGCCGCGTCCGGCACCTGCGCAAGGCCAAGGGCATGACGCTCGATGACCTGGGTGCCGCCGTCGGAACGGTGGCGTCCCAGCTGTCCCTGATTGAGAACGGCAAGCGCGAGCCCAAGCTCGGCATGATGCAGGCGCTGGCGGCGGCCCTCGAGGTCAGCATCGACTCGCTGCTGGGAGCCGAGCCGCCGAGCCAGCGCGCTGCCTTGGAAATCGAACTCGAGCGGGCGCAGCGCGGGCCGCTTTATGCCTCCCTCGGCCTGCCCAAGGTGCGGATCGGGTCGCGGCTGCCGACCGACGTCCTGGAATCCCTGGTGGGCCTGCAGGCCGAGCTTGAGCGACGGCTTAACGACCAGATGGCCACCCCCGAGGAGGCGCGCCGGGCCAACGGAGAGCTGCGGGCAATGATGCGGGAGCGGAACAACTACTTCCCGGAATATGAGGCCGAAGCGCAGAAGGTGCTGGATTCGGTGGGGCACACGTCCGGCCCGCTGTCGCAGCACGTGATCGCCGATATCGCCGCGCACCTGGGGTTCAGCCTCCACCACGTGAACGACCTGCCGCACTCCACCCGCTCCGTCACCGACCTGAAGAACCGGCGTATCTACCTGACCCAGTCACAGCGCTCGGACCACGATCCGCGGTCGGTGCTGCTGCAGGCCCTGGGCCATTACGTACTTCAGCACCAGACGCCGAGCAGCTACGGCGAGTTCCTGGGCCAGCGGGTGGCCACGAACTACTTCGCCGCCGCCCTATTGCTGCCGGAGAAGGCCACGGTGGAGTTCCTGCAGCGGGCCAAGGCTGCCAAGGAAATAGCCGTGGAGGACATCCGGGATGCCTTCGCGGTGTCCTATGAAACGGCCGCCCACCGGTTTACCAACCTCGCCACGGAGCATCTGGGCATCCCCACCCACTTCCAGAAGGTGCACGAGAGCGGCATCGTCTACAAGGCCTATGAGAACGACGGCGTGACCTTCCCCGCCGACCACACCGGCGCCATCGAGGGCCAGCCGATCTGCCGGTACTGGACGTCGCGGGAAGTGTTTTCGGTGCCCGACCAGTTCAGTGCGTTCAACCAGTACACCGACACCCCGGCCGGCACGTACTGGTGCACCGCCCGGATTGAACGGGGATCGGCCGGCAAGTTCTCGCTCAGCATCGGGGTGCCGTACCAGCACGTGAAGTGGTTCCGCGGGCGGGACACCACCGCGCGGTCTCGCTCCCGCTGTCCTGATCCGGACTGCTGCCGTACCCCGCCGGGGGAGCTGGCCTCGCAGTGGTCCGGGTTCGCGTGGCCCAGCGCCCGGGCGCATTCGCACCTGCTCGCCGCCCTGCCGCCCGGTGCCTTCCCCGGCGTGGATGAGACCGAGGTGTATTCCTTCCTGCAGGCGCATTCGGAGCAATGACGCGAAGCCGGTTCCGCGGCTAGGGTGTAGCCATGCCCGAGATGCCCGAAGTGCAGGGACTGGCCGATTTCCTGCGGTCCAAGCTGCTCCCGCCCGACGCGCCGGCCGCGGTGATTGCCGACGTCGAGGTGCTGTCCTTCCCGGTGCTGAAGACTGCGGCGGTGCCGTTGGAGGAGCTGTACGCGGGGCCGGTGTCCGACGTCGAGCGGCGGGGGAAGTTCCTGATCCTCACTGTCGGCGGCGTGCATCTGGTGATGCATCTGGCCAAGGCCGGCTGGCTCCGCTGGTCCGATGCCCTGAAGCCGGGGCATCTGCGCCCGGGCAGGGGACCGATGGCCCTGCGGGTGCGCTTTGCTGCCTCCGGTGACGGTGCAGCCGGGCCTGGCTTCGACCTCACCGAAGCCGGCACTCGGAAGTCGCTGGCGGTCTACGTTGTCCGGGACCTCGCGGACGTACCAGGGATTGCCCGGCTGGGTCCCGAAGCGCTCGACGTCGGTGCGGCGGCCTTTACGGAACTGGTGACTTCGCACCGCGGCCAGATCAAGGGACTGCTGCGGGACCAGTCGGTCATCGCGGGGATCGGCAATGCCTACAGCGACGAGATCCTGCATGCAGCGCACCTGTCACCCTTTGCCATCGGCGCCAAGCTGGGGACGGACGAAGTGCAGAGGTTGTTTGAAGCGATGGGAGCCGTTCTGGACTCCGCGATCGAGAATGCCGCCGGCCGTCCCGCGGCGGAGCTGAAGGACTCCAAGCGCCAGGCCATGCGGGTGCATGCCCGGACCGGCGAGCCCTGCCCGGTGTGTGGTGACACCGTCCGCGAGGTGGCCTTCGCGGATTCCTCGCTGCAGTACTGCCCCACCTGCCAGACCGGGGGCAAGCTGCTGGCGGACCGGCGGATGTCCCGGCTGCTGAAGTAGCTGCGCGGCCAATCAAAGGGGGGAGTGCATTCAATGGACTATGTCGACGGGAGTCGGTTCGGGCCACTTGCGCGGAGCTATAGGGATGCAGCAACCTGAGGTTATACGTGGACATTGTGTGGTCATGCGACAACAAATTCTGTGTTATCGTAAATCCGGCCGATTGGTGTAACGGGTAACACGTCATCATGAGATGAAGTTTCCAGGTTCGATTCCTGGGTCGGCGGAGTGCAGGAGAAATCACCCTGCATTGCGCCGACCTAGGAATCATAGGTAAGGGCGGCTGATGCAGGACCTCTTCTCGGCCCATATGGGTAACCACAAGGCGTTGGACCGTGCTTTCGATGTAGTGTCGCGTGCGTGTAAGGATGCGATTCGTCGTGAAGATACCGATGAGATTGATGCTCTTACTAAAACTTGTGCCTTTCTTCTTGGGGCCAAGATGGAGAATCGATTGTTCCGTCTGGTCTACGAGGATGGCGCGTTTGGCGACAGTGCAATCGCAGGTATTATCGGGGCAAGGTCTATAGAGCAGGCTTGGAAAACCGCGATTACCGAAGCTTTTGCGAAGCGCTACCAAGTCCGGCCAGAACGGGTCCCTTCGGGATTAGGGTTTACGGACCGGGAGCGATATAAAGAGCTAATCCGAATTGTTGATAAGCAGCTTGTCCCCGTCATAACTTTGCGGAACATTCTCGCGCACGGGCAATGGCATCGGGCGTTGAACTCTGAGCGAAGTCGAGTCGATACGTCTCGCATGAACATTATGATGACCACTCGGCTATGGCACCTAATGGTGCGTGCCAATTTGCTGGAGCATCTAGTCAGACTCGTTCACGATTTGGCGGTAACTAGGGATGCCTTCGAGCGTGACTTTGATAAACACTGGGCCGATCTGAACGCCGCAAGTCAGAGGCTCGAGCAAAATAACTATGCAGTTTGGGAAGAGAACTTGGTGAGACGCTACTCAAAACGACCGAAGACTGCTCGCCGAGTTGCTCGAGGTTGAACATCCCTGCACTTGTAAAGGTTAAAGGGAACGGATAACCCGATTGGGCTATCCGAGAATATACAGAACGTCAGCGCGACGTGCTAAGTAGCCGACTGCTATGGCTTTGTTCGATACACGACAGCGGGCCCCGGATTTCTCCGGGACCCGCTCTTCGTTCCAGTACAGCGCTACGTGTTAGCCGCGGCCACCGCCGTGGCCGCCGCCGTGACCGTTGCCGCCCTT is a genomic window containing:
- a CDS encoding isopenicillin N synthase family dioxygenase — encoded protein: MNAIPESIPVLDLSTARSADGSFNPEFIDQLRDATHRIGFFQLVGYGAAQARVEELFDITKRFFDLPLEDRLALDNRNSPHFRGYTRLGTEITKGRPDAREQVDFGPERAPVADYPADQPYWLVQGPNQFPDQVLPELRATAMDWAESMSWVGAELLSAIAVSLELPEDHFAEPFEDTPAWMAKLIHYVGGVVKEAGTQGVGAHADYGFITLLLQDSVGGLEVKPHESDVWLPVEPIPGALVVNLGEMLEVATQGYLSATIHRVLAPAPGVDRYAIPFFWSPRLDSVIDPVQLPAELAAQSRGISDDPDNPMLASYGANVLKGWLRAHPQVAQLHHPELVAK
- a CDS encoding glutathione peroxidase, whose amino-acid sequence is MNDNLYDIPLTMLDGTETTFGELFRGKAVLVVNVASRCGFTSQYEGLQALYETYEERNFSILGVPSNSFAGQEPGTNEDIAEFCSRNFGVTFPLTAKTDVNGPHRHPLYALLTRFHDGELGDDIGWNFEKFLITDSGEVVGRFASKVAPGAPEMQESIEAVLRLE
- a CDS encoding NAD-dependent epimerase/dehydratase family protein, producing the protein MKVLITGAHGKVGRAVTQAMLDAGHEVMTTDLSQPGFERKLPGAPQYMKADLTDAGQAFAVVRGAEAVVHVAAIPEPTGHPAHVVFQNNLMGTFNILEAAVRFGVKRFVYISSETVPGFFFPERDFLPDYAPVDEEHPVHPQDPYALSKHFGEQLMDAAVARSDIQCISIRPSWVQFEGNYELNLGPQVRDSSVLSPGLWSYVDVYDLADAIVLATESDLPGHELFYIASPDNVGGHDFAQILSENYGDQIQLRGLDRPDASGISSAKARKLLGWQPKRSWRDYLDAEGNALRN
- a CDS encoding Cof-type HAD-IIB family hydrolase, whose amino-acid sequence is MRSGLRTRDTGEVNTSAARIGLLLDVDGPVASPVSRSVRPSIIRNLVTLANAGWPVIFNTGRSDAFIREQVMQPMMAAGLPEGVLLHAVCEKGAVWFSFDGAGPQQSQVDPELKVPGDYAEAIRDLVAAKYSGTMFFDETKLAMVSVEQHVEVDNADYLTDQRRFDADALEQMSLAGMGGRRLEHSIPDASGAVAFRIDPTIISTDIEAMGVGKDLGARRALSLLEADGTPVPQMWRTVGDSRTDYAMADELHALGYDVAHVDVRPADGVPVRPYPVLTAGSLIHDDAGAAFFERWVAMAAGEAADDAVVV
- a CDS encoding type II toxin-antitoxin system VapB family antitoxin yields the protein MIFKAVGDIRPYPDHGYVTPKDWAAVPPRQVRLDDLVTTKATLDLGALLAEDSTFFGDLFPHVVQWKGTMYLEDGLHRAVRTALHQRTILHARVLVLDD
- a CDS encoding LytR C-terminal domain-containing protein yields the protein MTKEPPEGRHRGNSAKNDPREWHGHRIITGGELGEVFAPTDEPELVRRAKRRRRLHNSVVGFLAVLVLLAAVLAQGLISGWVRLPSAAPDTPVGPVDECPAGPFPYLDPGTVTLNVYNATASPGLGGIAGSALSERGFRVENVGNSSVNRAGMTALVVSGSSGLAAAYTVQQHLPGTDYVLDERTDASVDVVIGSAYEGLTPPEQAVDAGPGALSCPGSATPDE
- a CDS encoding DsbA family oxidoreductase translates to MKIDIWSDIACPWCYIGKRRFETALARFPHRDEVEVRWHSFQLDPSLPEHFDGTEVEYLSERKGIDPGQLAGMLDQVTVQAAGEGLSYDYDSLVVANSFSAHRLIHLAGAEAGLEGADAAKEALLSAHFEKGMDIGAAEDLVQIGTGIGLSADRVKAMLATDEYADAVRADIAQARSLGISGVPFFVLDDKYGISGAQPADLFSSALEQAWQESHPLVNLTPASVDGPACGPDGC
- the aceB gene encoding malate synthase A encodes the protein MNDPITLNGISLTAPAVRRQEEILTPQALDFVKALHRATASRRQELLQQRQARRQQISNGADPAFLAETRSIREDDSWRVAPTAPGLEDRRVEITGPVDRKMTINALNSGAKVWLADMEDSSTPSWSNVVNGQLNLRDALDRRIDFTSPEGKEYRVRGTSLTDLPTIVVRPRGWHLPEKHMLVDNTPIAGGLVDFGLYFFHNAQRLISQGRGPYFYLPKIENHLEARLWNDIFVLAQDLLGMPQGTIRATVLIETITAAFEMEEILYELRDHAAGLNAGRWDYIFSVIKNFRTRGPRFVLPDRNMVTMTAPFMRSYTEQLVRACHRRGAHAIGGMAAFIPNRKDAAANDVAMEKVRADKTREAGDGFDGSWVAHPDLVPVAMEVFDGVLGDRPNQLEKTREDVVPNDKALLNIAATPGVITEAGIRSNIEVGIRYIESWLRGNGAAAINNLMEDAATAEISRSQIWQWIHCSAVTDEGEIVTHQWVQELLDEEFTNLQRFDGDRFDDARELFEEVACGEHFPTFLTVPAYARFLHESQELAAA